ACCCCAACAAAGACAAACTAGGAATCCAGAGCCCCTTGCTGCCCGTTATATGTATGATTTCTCTTAAGTTCTCCTGAATAATCTTCCAGGACAGGCTTATTGCATATTTCATACATTGCAGGTGCTAAAATCCACACTATACGTTTACTCGATGGGATGTTTGATTTGATCTTCTTGGTTGTTGGATATTACCTACTTTCTGCCATATACCCAAAATAGTGTTCACATCTCGTTTCAGCGTTGCTTCGGTTTGTCTACTTTTAATTcctgtcttttcttttacctGCCTCCTTTTAAGAGTGAACGTCTTTCCATATGATAATTGTGCAGTTGTCCTGTTCTATCCAATAGTCCAGAACCTACATAGCATTGTCCCTGATGGCCTCCAGAGAATGAAACCCATGGTTCATCAGCACTCAACTATCCCACTATCATTTCCTCCCAATACCTAGCCACCTACTTACTAGGCACTTAGTAACTGAGTAAACCTCCCCCGGGGGCTTAAACGCTTACCACACCACACACCTTAAGAAATCACCTCCTTACAACAGCAAAATCCTAATGGCTGGCTAGTCAAATGCATCAATCAAATGCATCACCTACCACCCTATCCGTGAAAGTCCGTAAGGAAAGAAGATAGCATCCGGTGCCCTTACTATACTAACGTTACCCAAGATAGATCTACATACCCACTACTGGACCCCTTTCCGAGGGAAAAACAACCGAACGGCGAATGGTGCCTTTTTGTTAGTCACGTTACGTCATTTTCGATGGGGTTCGCCGATATCGTCGGCCGATATGCACACACACAATAATATTCTCTAGTTTATGAAGTGGGAGGGGctacttaaataaataaatttgAGGTAGGTAGTTTGTGCGACGGGCTAATTAAGAGTGAATAAGATGGCTTGCTTTGGACTCGACATCAGGACGGTTGGATAAAGATGCTccaataaataaataaatacctTTAACCAGATATCATACGTCAGGTACATATACCAATGGCCGGATTCGTTCATATATATGCTTatttttccctttttccctttttctttccttttttccctCGTGCGATCTGgaatagtagtaatagtagTAGATGCATTGTATTGGGTTATATCAATCTACTTACCACCGCCATTACCTGAATCTGTGCCATGAAAACAACGaacaaggcgaagaaaagaacCGTATGAGTAATTACAAATAGGACTCTTGGGACACTCGACTCTCCACCTGGGCGGATGCTGGTGAAGGGGGAGGCAGCGTTCGTAGCTAACGCTAGATGTGTTTGAATTTGCTAGAACCGTGTAAGAGAAACTCCGACAAGACGAGAGAAATACAGGAAGTAGTATGAAAGGTGAACGGAGAATGGAGAATAAAGAATCGGTCGAAGGTTGgaaaggtgaagaaggagaaaagaatagaggaagagaaaaaggcATAAGGAACGTTGACATGAGAGGATATGAAACGGCGAGAACGGTAAGTGAAAGAGATGATGAACCTGATCTATGTAAATGCCATGCGAGTCCCAAAATTCGTCCGCTCCCCATTTTATATATTTGCACCACTCATTGGACGACGATACCAGAATTTCTTCATCCATCATATATGTTCGATCATTGGTCACGCTAAAACAAGAAGATAATGAGGTTAAAAAAGgttaaaaaaaaacgaaGCACCCCCATATGCTCCACAGTACAAAAACTAGACAGGCAAAAGAAACATGAGCAGCGAGTCAGTTATTTATTTATGGCGGATGTTCTGAATCCACCGGTTCATTGAATTTCTGCCGtgcctcttccacccataACTCTAGACGAAGTTCGCCAGCCTCTACCCGACGTACTGGCACCGTCTTGGCGCGACCATTCGATACTCTTGGAGGCGGTTGTTGCGGCTCACCGTTTCTCAGCTTCGAGACGGAATATGGAGCCGAACATGATCGGAGATGAACCTTGCCTGGTTCCGCCACAATCCAGGTCTGTTCTTCTGTTGTAGTCCCCGCAGGGGGTAAAGCGTCCTCACGAACTTCGATGCAGACGGTAAAACTAAATTCATCATCACGGGGTAAAGGGGTCAATCGGGCGCAAGCGGACGCGAGTCGTGCGAGACAAGCACGGAATTGCGCCTCAAGATCGACGGTTTGGGCAGTGGGGACACCCTTGGTGGCATCGTCCATTCTGTCCTCGAAAGTAGTGTGCACCTCGCCGGGCGGCACACGAGGGAACCCTGACAGGTCGAAGGCATATCGCTCGAGGGGTTGATTTGTGCGTAGAGAGGAGATAATGATGCTGACGGCTGTAATTGTGCCTTTTAATATTTCTGTTCCGACGGCAATTGAGGCGTCGTTTATGTAATCGCACACCTTTGGATGGCGGGATTGTCGGACGGGATAGTTGTACGCCCGGACGGGTAAAAAGGTTGCTCGTGGATAAACCGATCGGAGGAATAAAATCTGGTGTACAGAAACGGTGAGGAAATTTGTGAAGGAAGCGGCCAACGCAGCCTGATTATGGGGAGACCGAGGTGCGGTGACCGGGGCAGAAAAAGTTGTCATGGTTGCCGTCGTGGTGGTGCTCTCACTGGCTATAGGCATCGCCGCCGATGGCTGTGGAATCGTCGTTTACACGGGAAATATGGAGTTGTCGGGATCTTGGAGAGACTGAGTGTTCCACCCTGAGGATAATCATCGCTCTGCCTATTGTTCACACGAAGGGTCAATAACCAAGTTTGTTGACAACTTGACAAGAGGCTGAATGAGCGGTGGAGCGGGGAGAGAGACAGGATGAGGCCCAGACGAATGACGTGATGTATTTTATCTCGAGCAGAAAAAGTAAAGACAGGAAGAGATTATGGCCAAAGGGCCGACGACAGAGTCATGACCTCGAGGGGCAAG
Above is a window of Aspergillus puulaauensis MK2 DNA, chromosome 2, nearly complete sequence DNA encoding:
- a CDS encoding putative mitotic spindle checkpoint protein (Mad2B) (COG:D;~EggNog:ENOG410PQU7;~InterPro:IPR036570,IPR003511;~PFAM:PF02301); this translates as MPIASESTTTTATMTTFSAPVTAPRSPHNQAALAASFTNFLTVSVHQILFLRSVYPRATFLPVRAYNYPVRQSRHPKVCDYINDASIAVGTEILKGTITAVSIIISSLRTNQPLERYAFDLSGFPRVPPGEVHTTFEDRMDDATKGVPTAQTVDLEAQFRACLARLASACARLTPLPRDDEFSFTVCIEVREDALPPAGTTTEEQTWIVAEPGKVHLRSCSAPYSVSKLRNGEPQQPPPRVSNGRAKTVPVRRVEAGELRLELWVEEARQKFNEPVDSEHPP